The DNA sequence AACCCGGCAGCGAGAAGTCGGGGGCCTTGTCGCCCACCTTGAGTTCCTGCGCCATTGCGAGTGTTCCTGTCAGGCCTGCGGCACACACGAGCACCGCCACCCGGACCCATCGGGCCATTCCGGCTCCTTTCATGACGAGCCAACGATAGCACGGCCGGTGCTCCTCACCAGTCCGTGGGTGCCGCAAGTGGGAGAGCGTCGGAAGGGCGAAGCCGCTCGGGTGAATGCACACGAGCGAGAGAGCGTGGAGGGGAGTCCGAGGGGCGAAGCCCCTCGGATGAGAAAAGCGCGGGGGGAAGTAGACAGCAGGGGATTCGTCGTCAAGCCAGCGCTGCGAGCTGAAGGAGAGCGGTCCCGCCCGGAGGTGACGCGACCACACGCCTGACGCCTGCTGTCTACTTGCCTCCGCGCTCTACATCTTTTCGATCAACCGGCCCCAGCGATACGCGTAGAGGTATTCGCTGCGGCAGTTGGGGCAGAGGAACGAGCCGACCCAGGAACCCGCGCGCCGATTCTGCTCGACGCACTCGAGGCCGTACGTACAGTGTGCGCACGTCAGCGCGCGACCGTGCGGGTACGCGCCGGCGTGCACTTCCGAAGCCTGAACCGCTCCGGACAGCGACCCGATTGAGCTGTGGGCCCTGGGCATCCTCCGAAAATGGAGCAACCCCCGTGCCGTGTGGGCCCTCGCGAAAACAGGCCTGAAATCGACGATTCCGGCCTGACCGTCCTCCCCTCGCGCAGCCAAGCCGTTGGCCGGTAGCCAACAGCTTGGCCGGTGCTGGGGGCGCTACACCGTGCGGCGGCCGCTGACCAGACCGACGATGAAGAGCACGATCGCGATCACGAGCAGCACATAGATGAAGTTGCCGAGCGTGTAGCCGCTGACCAGTCCGAGCAGCCACAGCACCAGCAGGATCACCGCAATCGTAAACAGCATCGTTTCCCTCCTGGCGCCGATTACAGCACAGGGCGTGCCCACCGCGAGACCGCTGCCGCCTCTTCCATAAGAGCGGATCCGCCCCGTTTGTGAGTCGCCCGCTACGTACTGATGGTTTAGGATGAGGCTCCATGAGCATGTCGAGGTCCAAGCCGATCAAGTTCGCGCTCGTCGTCGCGTTGTTGAGCCTCACCGTCGCGGCGCCTGACGCACAAGTCGATACTTCTCTCTTCGCCGGCCTGCGCTGGCGCTCCGTCGGACCGCCGCGCGGCGGCCGCTCGCAAGCGGTCGCCGGCAGCGCCGCCCGCCCGCACGAGTACTACTTCGGCGCCACTGGCGGCGGCGTCTGGAAGACGACGGACGGCGGCGTGACCTGGCGCCCGGTAACCGACAGGCAGATCCGCACGTCATCGGTCGGCGCGGTGCAGATCGCGCCGTCGAACCCCGACGTCGTGTATGTCGGGATGGGGGAGACGCAGCTGCGCGGCAATGTCATTCAGGGCGACGGTGTGTACAAAACCACCGACGCGGGGAAGACCTGGACGCACATGGGGCTCGAGAAGACGCAGGCAATCGCCCGAATCCGCATTCACCCCACCAACCCCGACATTGCGTTCGTCGCGGCGCTCGGCAATCCGTACGGACCGAATCCCGACCGTGGCGTCTTCCGCACCAGGGACGGCGGCAAGAGCTGGGAAAAAGTCCTGTTCAAGGATGAGAAAACCGGCGCCGTCGATCTCGTCCTCGATCCGGCGAACCCCAGCGTGATGTACGCCGGACTGTGGGAGGTGTTCCGCACGCCGCACTCGCTGTCGAGCGGCGGACCCGGCAGCGGGCTCTACAAGAGCACCGACGGCGGGACATCGTGGACCGAGCTGACGCGGAACCCAGGGCTGCCGAAGCCGATCTGGGGCAAGGTCGGGATCGCGGTCTCCGGCGCCGATCCCAATCGCCTGTGGGCGATCATCGAAGCCGCCG is a window from the Vicinamibacterales bacterium genome containing:
- a CDS encoding lmo0937 family membrane protein, encoding MLFTIAVILLVLWLLGLVSGYTLGNFIYVLLVIAIVLFIVGLVSGRRTV